In Leptospira selangorensis, the following are encoded in one genomic region:
- a CDS encoding helix-turn-helix domain-containing protein has protein sequence MPELLGWFSDGMILFGGFLSFLLAIGEFPSDRKHKFQVLLSLTLISLGFMQLSGSLVLNPNAGRDLNLKLWNLPLLYLPPTFAFLSLLAFLEEDFRYKSIHLFFFLPFLLCLGLVLFFRLGEYPSNSFQIQWSTQDPISGTGILYLGAGIFSLGFVFPIFKILLQISELKFKILFGIFALDCLTVSVFGIVGLIFHPIFLKLALLTVTLAVSLVYYIRRKYFYFPETIQSDLAKTKYSRTRLEGLKIDPILEKLNFLFESEKIHRREDLSLAELAKELSLTTHQFSELINNRIGKGYFSLINHHRIEDAKQLLSETDKTVLEIAMTVGFNNRSSFNEAFLKLTQKTPISYRKMCKPL, from the coding sequence ATGCCTGAGTTACTGGGATGGTTTTCAGATGGGATGATCCTCTTCGGAGGATTTCTTTCATTCTTGCTTGCAATCGGAGAATTTCCTTCCGACAGAAAACATAAATTCCAGGTTTTACTTTCTCTTACCCTTATCTCCTTAGGATTTATGCAACTTTCCGGTTCTTTGGTCCTAAACCCGAATGCAGGTCGGGATCTAAACCTAAAACTTTGGAATCTTCCTCTTTTGTATCTTCCGCCAACTTTTGCTTTTTTATCTCTTCTAGCTTTCTTGGAAGAAGATTTCAGATATAAGTCCATACATCTGTTCTTCTTCCTTCCGTTCTTACTTTGTTTAGGACTGGTTTTGTTTTTCCGATTGGGAGAATATCCGAGTAACTCTTTCCAGATCCAATGGAGTACGCAAGATCCGATTTCCGGAACAGGGATCCTCTATTTGGGAGCTGGGATTTTTTCTTTAGGTTTTGTTTTTCCGATTTTCAAGATACTTCTCCAAATCTCCGAATTGAAATTTAAGATCTTATTCGGGATTTTTGCATTAGATTGTTTGACTGTTTCCGTTTTTGGGATCGTCGGACTGATCTTTCATCCTATCTTTTTGAAACTTGCACTTTTAACAGTGACTCTTGCTGTTTCACTTGTATATTATATCCGCAGAAAATATTTCTATTTTCCGGAAACAATTCAATCCGATCTAGCTAAGACAAAATATTCCAGGACCCGGTTAGAAGGATTAAAAATCGATCCTATATTAGAAAAACTGAACTTTCTATTCGAATCCGAAAAGATCCATCGAAGAGAAGATCTGTCATTGGCTGAACTTGCAAAAGAATTATCCCTAACCACTCACCAATTTTCGGAACTGATCAATAATCGGATCGGAAAAGGATATTTTTCTTTGATCAACCACCATCGGATAGAAGATGCAAAACAACTTTTGTCTGAAACGGATAAAACCGTTTTGGAAATCGCAATGACTGTCGGATTTAATAATCGTTCTTCTTTTAATGAGGCTTTTTTGAAACTTACCCAAAAAACTCCGATTTCTTATCGAAAAATGTGTAAACCTTTATAA
- the fliE gene encoding flagellar hook-basal body complex protein FliE, with amino-acid sequence MNVDFNSKLWYNYNSGYSDSRFPLSPKGDKVSVKIDDQRHYGDVKEPVAPDYVAESFSEAMRNAFNSVNELQVEADELTQKMVYDPNSVDAHEVMVASEKARVALTFTKTLADGVVRAYRDLTSMR; translated from the coding sequence ATGAACGTAGATTTTAATTCTAAACTTTGGTACAATTATAACTCGGGATATTCCGATTCTCGTTTTCCTCTTTCTCCTAAGGGAGATAAAGTTTCCGTAAAGATAGACGACCAACGTCATTACGGAGATGTTAAAGAACCGGTGGCTCCCGACTATGTTGCCGAAAGTTTTTCAGAAGCAATGAGAAATGCATTCAACTCTGTAAACGAACTACAGGTAGAAGCAGACGAACTGACTCAAAAAATGGTATATGATCCAAACAGTGTGGACGCTCATGAAGTGATGGTAGCTTCTGAAAAAGCAAGAGTGGCACTCACATTCACTAAAACTTTAGCTGATGGTGTTGTAAGAGCTTACAGAGACCTTACTTCCATGAGATAA